A stretch of the Enterobacter mori genome encodes the following:
- the eco gene encoding serine protease inhibitor ecotin → MTVKNAPKFAIALIAACVSTGAFASNTQSEQPLEKVAPYPQAEKGMKRQVIQLPAQQEEANFKVELLIGKTLEVDCNQHRLGGQLESKTLEGWGYDYYVFDKVTSPVSTMMACPDGKKEKKFVTAYLGDNSLLRYNSKLPIVVYTPENVEVKYRVWKADETVGQAVVR, encoded by the coding sequence ATGACTGTGAAAAACGCACCTAAATTTGCTATCGCTCTTATCGCCGCCTGTGTCAGCACCGGGGCTTTCGCCAGCAACACGCAAAGTGAACAGCCGCTTGAGAAAGTCGCGCCGTATCCGCAAGCGGAAAAAGGGATGAAGCGTCAGGTAATTCAGTTACCGGCGCAGCAGGAAGAAGCAAACTTTAAAGTCGAGCTATTAATCGGCAAGACGCTGGAAGTAGACTGCAACCAGCACCGTCTGGGCGGTCAGCTGGAAAGCAAAACCCTGGAAGGCTGGGGTTACGACTACTATGTTTTCGACAAAGTGACGTCGCCGGTTTCCACCATGATGGCCTGCCCGGACGGCAAGAAAGAGAAGAAATTTGTCACCGCGTATCTGGGCGATAACAGCCTGCTGCGCTACAACAGCAAGTTGCCGATCGTGGTCTATACGCCTGAAAACGTGGAAGTGAAGTATCGCGTGTGGAAGGCAGATGAGACCGTCGGACAAGCGGTAGTACGTTAA
- the mqo gene encoding malate dehydrogenase (quinone) — MKKMTAMLFSLAVGLNTVSMAAKADAPKEQETDVLLIGGGIMSATLGTYLHELQPDWSMTMVERLDGVAQESSNGWNNAGTGHSALMELNYTPQKKDGSISIEKAVEINEAFQISRQFWSHQVNSGVMHDPHSFINTVPHMSFVWGDQNVNFLRARYAALQQSTLFRGMKYSEDHAQIKEWAPLVMEGRDPNQKVAATRTEIGTDVNYGEITRQLVASLKKKENFNLQLSTEVRGFKRNADNSWSVTVADLKNNEAEHVIKAKFVFIGAGGAALKLLQESGIPEADDYAGFPVGGQFLVSENPEVVNRHLAKVYGQASVGAPPMSVPHIDTRMLDGKRVVLFGPFATFSTKFLKNGSLWDLLSATTTSNVKPMMDVGLDNFDLVKYLISQVMLSDDDRFAALKEYYPQAKKEDWRLWQAGQRVQIIKRDPKEGGVLRLGTEVVSDKDGTIAALLGASPGASTAAPIMLHLMEKVFKDKVASPEWQAKLKTIIPSYGTKLNGNVDATEQELEYTSRVLQLQYVKPQAADAAPKAELKPQAENKPVADIAL, encoded by the coding sequence ATGAAAAAAATGACTGCCATGCTCTTTTCTCTGGCCGTGGGGCTTAACACCGTCTCAATGGCGGCGAAAGCAGACGCACCCAAAGAGCAGGAAACGGACGTCCTATTAATTGGTGGCGGTATCATGAGCGCCACGCTGGGAACGTATCTGCACGAACTGCAGCCGGACTGGTCCATGACCATGGTTGAACGCCTCGATGGCGTGGCGCAGGAAAGCTCTAACGGCTGGAACAACGCCGGTACCGGACACTCGGCACTCATGGAACTGAACTATACGCCACAGAAAAAGGACGGTTCCATTAGTATCGAGAAGGCGGTAGAGATCAACGAAGCGTTCCAGATCTCGCGCCAGTTCTGGTCTCACCAGGTTAACAGCGGCGTGATGCACGATCCGCACTCCTTCATCAACACCGTACCGCACATGAGCTTTGTGTGGGGTGACCAGAACGTCAACTTCCTGCGCGCGCGCTACGCCGCGTTGCAGCAGAGCACGCTGTTCCGCGGGATGAAATACTCTGAAGATCATGCCCAGATCAAAGAGTGGGCGCCGCTGGTGATGGAAGGTCGTGACCCGAATCAGAAAGTGGCGGCGACCCGTACCGAAATTGGTACTGACGTCAACTACGGTGAAATTACCCGTCAGTTGGTCGCGTCTCTGAAGAAAAAAGAGAACTTCAATCTGCAGCTCAGCACCGAAGTGCGCGGCTTTAAGCGCAACGCGGACAACAGCTGGAGCGTGACCGTTGCCGATCTGAAAAACAATGAAGCCGAACACGTGATCAAGGCGAAATTTGTCTTCATCGGTGCGGGCGGTGCGGCGCTGAAGCTGCTGCAGGAGTCTGGTATTCCTGAAGCTGACGACTATGCGGGCTTCCCGGTCGGCGGCCAGTTCCTGGTCTCTGAAAACCCGGAAGTGGTGAACCGTCATCTGGCGAAAGTGTACGGTCAGGCTTCCGTGGGCGCGCCACCGATGTCCGTTCCGCACATCGACACCCGTATGCTTGATGGCAAACGCGTCGTGCTGTTCGGGCCGTTCGCGACTTTCTCCACCAAGTTCCTGAAAAATGGCTCCCTGTGGGATCTGCTCAGCGCAACCACTACCTCTAACGTGAAGCCAATGATGGACGTGGGGCTGGATAACTTCGATCTGGTGAAATACCTGATTAGCCAGGTGATGCTCTCTGATGACGATCGTTTCGCGGCGCTGAAAGAGTACTATCCGCAGGCGAAGAAAGAAGACTGGCGTTTATGGCAGGCGGGTCAGCGCGTACAGATCATCAAGCGCGATCCGAAAGAAGGCGGCGTGCTGCGTCTGGGTACCGAAGTGGTAAGCGATAAGGACGGCACCATTGCCGCGCTGCTGGGTGCGTCACCGGGTGCGTCTACCGCTGCGCCAATCATGCTGCACCTGATGGAAAAAGTGTTTAAAGACAAAGTCGCCAGCCCGGAATGGCAGGCGAAACTGAAAACCATCATTCCATCTTACGGTACGAAGCTAAACGGTAACGTGGATGCGACAGAGCAGGAGCTGGAGTACACCAGCCGTGTACTGCAGCTGCAGTACGTGAAGCCGCAGGCTGCGGATGCTGCGCCAAAAGCGGAGCTGAAGCCTCAGGCGGAAAACAAACCGGTTGCGGATATCGCGCTGTAA
- a CDS encoding SulP family inorganic anion transporter — MLHFVIARTEACPNQRTVMSLLHSAVSPEDRVANVLRSPKLLTREMLAGVITALALIPEVISFSVVAGVDPKVSLIASVVLCFALSVLGGRPAMVTAAAGSVALVIGPMVHQHGVQYILPAVLMAGVIQILFGVLGMARLMRFIPQSVMTGFVNALGILIFFAQVPHFWSRSPLIVGLFVLTLLIVLWVPRYIKSIPSPLIAIVLLTLFTVSTGQILPTVGDEGSMSGGLPGLTELLVPLNVQTLSIIWPCALSIAFVGLLESLLTAKLVDELTATPSSKRRESIGLGVGNILSGFYGGIAGCAMIGQTIVNVEMGKGRSRISTLAAGIVLLILVTALSDVMAKIPMAVLAGIMAIVAVKTFSWHSLQPATVKNAPIAETVVMLVTVAATVSTGNLAIGVLGGIIVMVLLPARIKRRAIEEKSSPAQEK, encoded by the coding sequence ATGCTGCACTTTGTGATCGCGCGCACGGAAGCCTGCCCTAACCAGCGAACTGTTATGTCCTTACTCCATTCTGCTGTTTCCCCCGAAGACCGCGTAGCTAACGTGCTGCGCTCCCCTAAGCTGCTGACGCGTGAAATGCTGGCGGGCGTGATCACCGCTCTGGCGCTGATCCCCGAGGTCATCTCATTTTCCGTGGTGGCGGGCGTTGACCCGAAGGTCAGCCTAATCGCCTCCGTGGTGCTGTGTTTTGCCCTGTCTGTACTCGGTGGTCGTCCGGCAATGGTCACGGCCGCGGCCGGTTCCGTGGCGCTGGTCATTGGCCCGATGGTGCATCAGCATGGCGTACAGTACATCCTTCCCGCCGTGCTGATGGCTGGCGTGATTCAGATTCTGTTTGGCGTACTGGGCATGGCAAGACTGATGCGCTTTATACCTCAGTCGGTCATGACCGGATTTGTTAACGCCCTGGGCATTTTGATCTTCTTCGCACAGGTGCCGCATTTCTGGAGCCGAAGCCCGCTGATTGTAGGCCTGTTCGTGCTGACGCTGCTGATCGTGCTGTGGGTGCCGCGCTATATCAAAAGCATCCCTTCTCCGCTGATTGCGATTGTGCTGTTAACCTTGTTCACCGTTTCAACCGGTCAAATCCTGCCGACAGTGGGGGATGAAGGCTCCATGAGCGGCGGATTGCCGGGGCTTACCGAGCTGCTGGTTCCGCTCAATGTGCAGACGCTGAGCATTATCTGGCCGTGCGCGTTGAGCATCGCGTTTGTCGGCCTGCTGGAATCCCTACTGACGGCAAAACTGGTGGATGAACTGACCGCAACGCCGTCGAGCAAACGCCGTGAGAGCATCGGTCTGGGCGTGGGGAATATTCTGTCTGGCTTTTATGGCGGCATTGCGGGCTGCGCGATGATCGGACAAACCATCGTCAACGTGGAGATGGGCAAAGGCCGAAGCCGTATTTCAACGCTTGCGGCGGGCATCGTGCTGCTGATCCTGGTGACGGCGCTTAGCGACGTGATGGCCAAAATCCCGATGGCGGTGCTCGCGGGGATCATGGCGATTGTCGCCGTTAAAACCTTCAGCTGGCACAGCCTTCAGCCTGCAACGGTAAAAAATGCCCCGATAGCGGAAACGGTCGTCATGCTGGTCACCGTTGCCGCCACGGTATCAACCGGTAATCTGGCGATTGGCGTGCTGGGCGGGATTATCGTCATGGTACTGCTTCCCGCCCGCATTAAGCGTCGGGCTATAGAAGAAAAATCGTCGCCAGCCCAAGAAAAATAA
- the mgtE gene encoding magnesium transporter — MSVLKKNSARQRDQERARLIWLLTTDKAVTSALLGKLTLAEQYDVGTLADDIAEVGALVAHLPPPDLADTLEALPSEERHALWRLVQDHERGQVLLEASENVWEDLIDEMSDRDILDALQTLDIDEQIYLVQHLPRNLTGRLLASLPADERARVRQVMHYEKNSVGAIMEFGVITVRPDVTLGTVQRYLRRLGSMPDNTDKLFVTSRDKTLLGELELKTILLNSTQRRVSEVMETEPMVFSPEDDAEKAARTFERDDLVSAAVVDSVGKLMGRLTVDEIVDVVYEETDNDLRALGGISAEDDVHASVGKAVKTRWAWLAVNLCTAFIASRVIDGFEHTISQLVALASLMPIVAGIGGNTGNQTITMIVRALALENIQPGNFSWLIFREMGVALINGLVWGGIMGGITWWLYDDMALGGVMMLAMVMNLLVASIMGVIIPLTMTKLGRDPAVGSSVMITAITDTGGFFIFLGLATIFLL, encoded by the coding sequence ATGTCGGTATTAAAGAAAAACAGCGCCAGACAGCGTGACCAGGAGCGTGCGCGACTTATCTGGCTTCTCACGACCGATAAAGCGGTCACTTCTGCGCTATTAGGCAAACTGACCCTGGCTGAGCAATATGATGTCGGCACCCTGGCCGACGATATTGCTGAGGTAGGTGCGCTGGTTGCTCATTTACCCCCGCCGGATCTGGCGGATACGCTGGAAGCGCTTCCCTCGGAAGAACGCCACGCCCTGTGGCGTCTGGTGCAGGATCACGAGCGCGGACAGGTGCTGCTTGAGGCCTCCGAAAACGTCTGGGAAGACCTGATCGACGAGATGAGCGACCGGGACATTCTCGATGCCCTGCAAACGCTGGATATCGACGAGCAGATTTACCTGGTTCAGCATCTGCCTCGAAACCTGACCGGACGCCTGCTGGCGTCACTGCCTGCCGATGAACGCGCGCGCGTACGTCAGGTGATGCACTACGAGAAAAACAGCGTCGGCGCGATCATGGAGTTCGGCGTCATCACGGTGCGTCCTGACGTCACGCTCGGTACGGTGCAGCGTTATTTGCGACGTCTGGGCAGTATGCCGGACAACACCGATAAACTGTTCGTTACCTCCCGGGACAAAACGCTGCTCGGCGAGCTGGAGCTGAAAACCATCCTGCTGAACAGCACCCAGCGGCGGGTGAGCGAGGTGATGGAGACCGAGCCGATGGTCTTCTCCCCGGAAGACGATGCGGAAAAAGCGGCACGAACCTTCGAACGTGACGACCTTGTGAGCGCGGCGGTCGTGGATTCCGTCGGCAAACTGATGGGGCGTTTGACCGTCGATGAGATCGTTGACGTGGTTTATGAAGAGACCGACAACGACCTGCGCGCGCTCGGGGGGATCAGCGCGGAAGATGACGTCCATGCTTCGGTCGGCAAGGCGGTGAAAACCCGCTGGGCGTGGCTGGCGGTTAACCTCTGTACCGCGTTTATCGCCTCCCGCGTGATTGACGGCTTTGAGCACACCATTTCGCAGCTGGTGGCGCTGGCCTCGCTGATGCCGATTGTGGCCGGGATTGGCGGCAACACCGGAAACCAGACCATCACCATGATTGTCCGCGCGCTGGCGCTGGAAAACATTCAGCCTGGTAACTTTTCGTGGCTCATTTTTAGAGAGATGGGCGTCGCGCTAATTAACGGCCTGGTGTGGGGCGGGATTATGGGCGGCATCACCTGGTGGTTGTACGACGATATGGCGCTGGGTGGCGTGATGATGCTGGCGATGGTGATGAACTTGCTGGTGGCGTCGATAATGGGAGTGATTATCCCGCTGACGATGACCAAACTGGGGCGCGACCCCGCGGTGGGGTCGAGCGTGATGATTACCGCCATCACCGATACCGGTGGTTTCTTTATTTTTCTTGGGCTGGCGACGATTTTTCTTCTATAG
- a CDS encoding multidrug ABC transporter permease/ATP-binding protein, translating to MQLLLLVWRQYRWPFIAVMALSLASAALGIGLIAFINVRLIEMVDTSLAVLPEFLGLLLLLMAVTLGSQLALTALGHHFVFRLRSEFIKRILDTQVERVEQLGSASLLAGLTSDVRAITIAFVRLPELVQGIILTFGSAAYLAWLSTKMLAVTALWIVITIWGGFLLVSRVYKHMAVLRETEDKLYNDYQTVLEGRKELTLNRERAEHIFNNLYIPDAREYRHHIIRADTFHLSAVNWSNIMMLGAIGLVFWMANSLGWADTNVAATYSLTLLFLRTPLLSAVGALPTLLSAQVAFNKLKKFDLAPFKAEFPRPQAFPNWQTLELRNVTFRYQDNAFSVGPVNLTIHRGELLFLIGGNGSGKSTLAMLLTGLYQPQSGEILLDGKALSAEKPEDYRKLFSAVFTDVWLFDQLLGPEGQQANPALVEKWLGYLQMSHKLELQGGKILNLKLSKGQKKRVALLLALAEERDIILLDEWAADQDPHFRREFYQVLLPLMQEMGKTIFAISHDDHYFIHADRLLEMRDGKLSELTGDERDAASRDAVARTA from the coding sequence ATGCAACTACTTCTTCTTGTCTGGCGTCAGTATCGCTGGCCTTTTATTGCGGTGATGGCGTTAAGCCTTGCCAGCGCCGCGCTGGGTATCGGCCTGATCGCCTTTATCAACGTCCGTTTGATTGAAATGGTCGACACCTCGCTGGCCGTTCTGCCGGAATTCCTGGGTTTATTGCTGCTGCTGATGGCGGTTACGCTTGGTTCACAGCTGGCCCTGACCGCGCTCGGCCACCACTTCGTTTTCCGTCTGCGCAGTGAATTTATCAAGCGGATCCTCGACACGCAGGTTGAGCGCGTGGAGCAGCTCGGCAGTGCCTCCCTGCTGGCAGGGCTAACCAGCGACGTGCGTGCGATTACCATTGCCTTTGTGCGTCTGCCTGAACTCGTGCAAGGTATCATTTTGACCTTCGGTTCGGCGGCCTATCTTGCCTGGCTCTCCACTAAAATGCTGGCAGTAACCGCGCTGTGGATTGTCATCACCATCTGGGGCGGGTTCCTGCTGGTGTCGCGTGTCTACAAACATATGGCGGTACTGCGCGAAACCGAAGATAAACTTTACAACGATTATCAGACGGTGCTGGAAGGGCGCAAAGAGCTGACCCTGAACCGCGAGCGCGCCGAGCATATCTTCAATAATCTCTATATCCCGGATGCGCGCGAATACCGGCATCACATCATTCGCGCCGATACCTTCCACCTGAGCGCGGTGAACTGGTCGAACATCATGATGCTAGGTGCCATTGGCCTGGTGTTCTGGATGGCGAACAGTCTGGGGTGGGCTGATACCAACGTGGCGGCAACCTACTCGCTGACGCTGCTGTTTTTGCGCACGCCGCTGCTCTCGGCTGTGGGCGCATTGCCAACCTTGCTAAGTGCGCAGGTGGCGTTTAACAAGCTTAAGAAGTTCGACCTCGCGCCGTTTAAGGCTGAATTTCCGCGTCCGCAGGCTTTCCCGAACTGGCAGACCCTGGAACTGCGTAACGTTACGTTCCGCTATCAGGACAACGCCTTCTCCGTGGGGCCGGTTAACCTGACGATTCACCGCGGCGAGTTGCTGTTCCTGATTGGCGGCAACGGCAGCGGCAAATCCACGCTGGCGATGTTGCTGACCGGGCTTTATCAGCCGCAGTCAGGCGAGATTTTGCTGGACGGTAAGGCGCTGAGCGCAGAGAAACCGGAGGATTACCGCAAGCTTTTCTCGGCGGTATTTACCGACGTCTGGCTGTTTGATCAACTGCTGGGGCCGGAAGGCCAGCAGGCCAATCCAGCGCTGGTGGAGAAGTGGCTTGGGTATCTGCAGATGTCGCACAAGCTTGAGCTTCAGGGCGGCAAGATCCTGAACCTTAAGCTCTCGAAAGGGCAGAAAAAGCGCGTGGCGCTGCTGCTGGCCCTGGCGGAAGAGCGTGACATCATCCTGCTGGATGAATGGGCGGCAGATCAGGATCCGCATTTCCGCCGCGAGTTTTACCAGGTGCTGCTGCCGCTGATGCAGGAGATGGGCAAAACCATTTTCGCCATCAGCCACGACGATCATTACTTCATTCACGCCGACCGTCTGCTGGAGATGCGCGACGGTAAGCTGAGCGAGCTGACCGGCGACGAGCGCGATGCAGCATCGCGTGACGCGGTGGCGCGCACGGCCTGA
- the alkB gene encoding DNA oxidative demethylase AlkB, translating into MLDLFADAEPWQEPLAAGAVILRRFALSRAAALLTGIDEVAAVSPFRHMVTPGGYTMSVAMTNCGQLGWATNERGYLYAPNDPTTGRPWPPMPDAFQRLCHEAAVAAGYADFQPDACLINRYAVGAKLSLHQDKDEPDLRAPIVSVSLGLPAVFQFGGLRRNDPLKRLMLEHGDVVVWGGESRLFYHGIQPLKPGVHPQTGAFRFNLTFRQASYGE; encoded by the coding sequence ATGCTCGATCTTTTTGCCGATGCGGAGCCCTGGCAGGAGCCGCTGGCGGCGGGGGCGGTGATCCTGCGCCGCTTTGCGCTTTCCCGCGCAGCGGCGTTACTGACAGGCATTGATGAGGTGGCGGCCGTCTCGCCATTTCGCCATATGGTGACGCCGGGTGGGTATACCATGTCGGTGGCGATGACCAACTGCGGTCAACTCGGCTGGGCGACCAACGAACGCGGATACCTGTATGCACCGAATGATCCTACCACCGGAAGGCCGTGGCCGCCGATGCCGGATGCGTTTCAGCGACTCTGCCACGAGGCTGCGGTTGCCGCCGGATATGCCGATTTTCAGCCGGATGCCTGTCTGATCAATCGCTATGCCGTCGGGGCAAAACTGTCGCTGCATCAGGATAAGGATGAGCCGGATCTGCGCGCGCCTATCGTTTCGGTCTCTCTGGGTCTGCCCGCTGTCTTCCAGTTTGGTGGATTACGTCGTAACGATCCGCTTAAGCGTCTGATGCTGGAGCACGGCGATGTGGTGGTCTGGGGCGGCGAGTCGAGGCTCTTTTATCACGGCATTCAACCGCTTAAACCCGGTGTTCACCCGCAAACGGGGGCATTTCGCTTTAACCTGACGTTCCGTCAGGCGTCTTATGGCGAATAA
- the ada gene encoding bifunctional DNA-binding transcriptional regulator/O6-methylguanine-DNA methyltransferase Ada codes for MKNVTFTTDEDRWQAVLGRDPRADNQFVFAVKTTGIYCRPSCRARHALRKNVRFYPDAQHAVHDGFRPCKRCMPDKLNPHQQTLAKVEQACRLLEQDPALTLEALAQKVASSPFHFHRLFKSVTGMTPKAWQQAVREQRLRSALAQGDKITDAVLAAGFPDSSSYYRKADEALGMTAKQYRSGDVAVRYAISDCSLGRCLVGESERGICAILLGDDNATLERELLTLFPRAEREVLEGPFAQRIQQVIASIDNRDVPLALPLDIRGTAFQQQVWQALRAIPCGETASYQQVAQAMGKPNAVRAVAGACAANKLAIVIPCHRVVRNDGALSGYRWGTARKAILLKREASRREE; via the coding sequence ATGAAAAACGTAACCTTTACTACCGATGAAGATCGCTGGCAAGCCGTGCTTGGCCGCGATCCTCGCGCCGATAATCAGTTTGTCTTTGCGGTTAAGACGACGGGGATTTATTGCCGCCCGTCCTGTCGTGCCCGCCACGCGCTGCGTAAAAATGTCCGCTTCTATCCTGACGCTCAGCACGCTGTTCATGACGGCTTTCGCCCCTGCAAACGCTGTATGCCGGACAAGCTCAACCCACATCAGCAGACGCTGGCGAAGGTTGAACAGGCCTGCCGTCTGCTGGAGCAGGATCCGGCGTTAACGCTGGAGGCGCTGGCGCAAAAGGTTGCCAGCAGTCCTTTCCATTTCCACCGTCTGTTTAAATCCGTGACCGGCATGACGCCTAAAGCCTGGCAGCAGGCCGTGCGGGAACAGCGTCTGCGCAGCGCGCTGGCGCAGGGGGATAAAATTACCGACGCTGTACTGGCGGCTGGGTTTCCCGATAGCAGCAGCTATTACCGGAAAGCCGATGAGGCGTTGGGGATGACGGCGAAGCAGTACCGCAGCGGGGATGTCGCGGTTCGTTACGCCATCAGCGACTGTTCCCTGGGGCGTTGTCTGGTTGGCGAAAGCGAGCGCGGGATCTGCGCAATCCTGCTGGGTGACGACAATGCGACCTTAGAAAGGGAGCTATTGACGTTGTTTCCCCGTGCGGAGCGAGAAGTGCTTGAAGGTCCGTTCGCGCAGCGCATCCAGCAGGTGATTGCCAGTATTGATAACCGCGACGTACCGCTTGCGCTGCCGCTGGATATTCGCGGTACCGCTTTTCAGCAGCAGGTCTGGCAGGCTCTGCGCGCGATACCCTGTGGTGAGACGGCAAGTTATCAACAGGTGGCTCAGGCGATGGGTAAACCCAATGCCGTACGCGCCGTGGCAGGTGCCTGCGCAGCAAACAAACTGGCGATCGTCATTCCCTGCCATCGCGTAGTGCGAAACGACGGGGCGCTTTCGGGTTATCGTTGGGGGACGGCACGAAAAGCGATATTGCTTAAACGTGAGGCGAGCCGCCGGGAGGAATAA
- the apbE gene encoding FAD:protein FMN transferase ApbE encodes MDMTFLRASVLATFFFLTACDAPAPSAQTDAPAATVLEGKTMGTFWRVSVMHLDTARADELRGKIQSQLDADDQLLSTYKNDSALMRFNLSTSTSLWPVSEAMADIVTESMRVGYKTNGAMDVTVGPLVNLWGFGPNKQPVTTPDQAAIDDARARTGLQHLTVINQYGQQYLQKDIPDLFVDLSTVGEGYAADHLAALMEREGISRYLVSVGGALVSRGMNASGKPWRVAIQKPTDRQNAVQAIVDINGHGISTSGSYRNYYELDGKRISHVIDPQTGRPITHNLVSVTVIAPTALEADAWDTGLMVLGPEKAKEVARQEQLAVYMITKEGEEFKTWSSPQFTGFLVSEKN; translated from the coding sequence ATGGATATGACTTTTTTACGCGCCAGCGTTCTGGCTACGTTTTTTTTCCTGACAGCGTGTGACGCGCCTGCACCCTCAGCACAAACTGACGCGCCAGCGGCGACGGTGCTGGAAGGGAAAACGATGGGCACCTTCTGGCGCGTGAGCGTCATGCATCTCGACACGGCGCGGGCTGACGAACTTCGCGGCAAAATTCAGTCCCAGCTCGACGCTGACGACCAGCTGCTTTCAACCTATAAAAACGACTCAGCGCTCATGCGTTTTAACCTTTCAACCAGCACCTCTTTGTGGCCGGTGAGTGAAGCCATGGCCGATATTGTGACGGAGTCGATGCGCGTGGGGTATAAAACCAACGGCGCGATGGACGTGACCGTCGGGCCGCTGGTGAATCTGTGGGGATTTGGCCCCAACAAGCAGCCCGTGACCACGCCAGACCAGGCGGCGATTGATGACGCGCGCGCGCGCACCGGGCTGCAACACCTGACGGTCATTAACCAGTACGGCCAACAATATCTGCAAAAAGACATTCCCGATCTCTTTGTCGATCTCTCCACGGTAGGTGAGGGGTATGCGGCAGATCATCTTGCGGCGCTGATGGAGCGGGAAGGCATTTCGCGCTATCTGGTCTCGGTGGGCGGTGCGCTCGTCAGCCGGGGGATGAACGCCAGCGGCAAACCGTGGCGGGTGGCCATTCAAAAACCCACCGATCGGCAAAACGCGGTGCAGGCGATTGTGGATATCAACGGCCACGGGATCAGTACTTCGGGAAGCTATCGAAACTATTATGAGCTCGACGGCAAACGCATTTCGCATGTCATCGATCCGCAGACCGGCCGTCCGATTACCCATAATCTTGTGTCGGTTACGGTGATCGCGCCGACGGCACTGGAAGCGGATGCCTGGGATACCGGCCTGATGGTTCTCGGCCCGGAAAAGGCCAAAGAGGTGGCGCGGCAGGAACAGCTCGCGGTCTACATGATCACCAAAGAGGGCGAGGAATTCAAAACCTGGAGCTCGCCGCAGTTTACTGGCTTCCTGGTGAGCGAAAAAAATTAA
- a CDS encoding porin OmpC, with product MKVKVLSLLVPALLVAGAANAAEIYNKDGNKLDLYGKVDGLHYFSDDDSVDGDQTYMRLGFKGETQVNDQLTGYGQWEYQIQGNSGENENNSWTRVAFAGLKFADAGSFDYGRNYGVVYDVTSWTDVLPEFGGDTYGSDNFMQQRGNGFATYRNQDFFGLVDGLNFALQYQGKNGSVSGEDQTNNGRSALRQNGDGYGGSITYDLGEGFGIGTALTSSKRTNSQNDMGFGTGDRADTYTGGLKYDANNLYLAAQYTQTYNATRAGDLGWANKAQNFEVVAQYQFDFGLRPSVAYLQSKGKDLENGYGDQDILKYVDVGATYYFNKNMSTYVDYKINLLDENDFTRSAGISTDDVVALGLVYQF from the coding sequence ATGAAAGTTAAAGTACTGTCCCTCCTGGTACCAGCACTGCTGGTAGCAGGCGCAGCAAATGCGGCTGAAATTTATAATAAAGACGGCAACAAATTAGATCTGTACGGCAAAGTTGATGGTCTGCACTATTTCTCTGATGACGACAGCGTTGACGGCGACCAGACCTACATGCGTCTTGGCTTCAAGGGCGAAACTCAGGTTAATGACCAGCTGACCGGTTACGGCCAGTGGGAATACCAGATTCAGGGTAACTCCGGCGAAAACGAAAACAACTCCTGGACGCGTGTGGCGTTCGCGGGTCTGAAATTTGCTGACGCGGGTTCTTTCGATTACGGTCGTAACTACGGTGTTGTTTACGATGTCACTTCCTGGACTGACGTACTGCCAGAATTCGGCGGCGACACCTACGGTTCTGACAACTTCATGCAGCAGCGTGGTAATGGCTTCGCGACTTACCGTAACCAGGACTTCTTCGGTCTGGTTGATGGCCTGAACTTCGCGCTGCAGTATCAGGGTAAAAACGGTAGCGTAAGCGGTGAAGATCAGACCAACAACGGTCGTTCTGCACTCCGTCAGAACGGTGATGGCTACGGTGGTTCTATCACTTACGATCTGGGCGAAGGCTTCGGTATCGGTACTGCTCTGACCAGCTCTAAACGTACCAACTCCCAGAACGACATGGGCTTCGGTACCGGCGATCGTGCTGACACCTACACCGGTGGCCTGAAATACGATGCGAACAACCTCTACCTGGCTGCACAGTACACCCAGACCTACAACGCGACCCGCGCGGGCGATCTGGGCTGGGCTAACAAAGCACAGAACTTCGAAGTGGTTGCACAGTACCAGTTCGACTTCGGCCTGCGTCCATCCGTGGCTTACCTGCAGTCTAAAGGTAAGGATCTGGAAAACGGCTACGGCGACCAGGATATCCTGAAATATGTTGACGTGGGCGCGACCTACTACTTCAACAAAAACATGTCCACCTATGTTGATTACAAAATCAACCTGCTGGACGAGAACGACTTCACTCGTAGCGCTGGCATCAGCACTGACGATGTCGTCGCGCTGGGTCTGGTTTACCAGTTCTAA